From the Thermoanaerobaculia bacterium genome, one window contains:
- a CDS encoding efflux RND transporter periplasmic adaptor subunit, with protein sequence MKRFMILLTILTITLVGCGSHEPGTTEPLPGLEVSLTPVSILERGDAVAASGSITSGREAMIASRIMGQVTKKYVKAGDVVKKDETLLTLDDRTVRGQISQARGAQAQAQAALTLAETNWKRFRELFDRKAASQLELDMAEMQYSQAKGAVEQAEGAVQAATSMLDDAIIRAPFSGTVLDVMVREGDMVAPGYPVLRLADRSRLELVVNVKESDLDRVNRATVVTCDFPSAGIVNLPARIAEVISAADPMTHTFQVKLKVDEDPRLKSGIYGRALFTDPGLTQSRLYVPAAALVQRGQLSMVFTVEDHKAVMNVVRAGEVEGELVEILSGLTGDEQVVLQNAGQLFHGRPVEVLP encoded by the coding sequence ATGAAACGATTTATGATTCTTCTTACAATTCTCACCATCACACTTGTCGGCTGTGGATCCCATGAGCCCGGGACCACCGAACCTCTGCCAGGCCTGGAAGTCTCCCTTACACCTGTTTCCATCCTGGAACGGGGAGACGCGGTTGCGGCCTCCGGTTCCATTACCAGCGGAAGGGAAGCCATGATTGCTTCCCGAATCATGGGACAGGTCACGAAAAAGTATGTGAAGGCGGGGGATGTAGTGAAAAAGGATGAAACGCTTCTCACACTTGATGACCGAACCGTTCGGGGTCAGATCTCCCAGGCCAGGGGTGCCCAGGCCCAGGCTCAGGCTGCCCTGACTCTTGCCGAAACCAATTGGAAACGCTTCCGTGAGCTCTTCGACCGGAAGGCTGCAAGCCAGCTGGAACTCGATATGGCCGAGATGCAGTACAGCCAGGCGAAGGGAGCGGTCGAACAGGCCGAAGGAGCCGTTCAGGCCGCCACGTCGATGCTGGATGATGCCATTATCCGTGCTCCCTTCTCGGGAACGGTCCTGGATGTGATGGTCCGTGAAGGAGACATGGTGGCTCCGGGGTACCCGGTACTGCGGCTGGCGGATCGCTCCCGGCTGGAACTGGTTGTAAACGTGAAGGAAAGCGATCTTGATCGTGTCAATCGCGCCACGGTCGTTACCTGCGATTTCCCGTCGGCCGGAATTGTGAACCTTCCCGCTCGAATCGCTGAAGTCATCTCTGCCGCCGATCCCATGACCCACACCTTTCAGGTCAAGCTCAAAGTGGACGAAGATCCACGGTTAAAGTCCGGCATATATGGAAGGGCTCTTTTTACCGACCCGGGTCTCACTCAATCGCGCCTTTACGTCCCGGCCGCGGCACTGGTTCAGCGGGGTCAGCTCTCCATGGTCTTCACCGTGGAGGACCATAAGGCCGTCATGAACGTGGTCCGGGCCGGTGAGGTTGAAGGCGAACTGGTAGAGATCCTGAGCGGATTGACCGGAGATGAGCAGGTTGTCCTCCAGAATGCCGGACAGCTCTTCCATGGAAGGCCCGTGGAGGTTCTGCCATGA